The following coding sequences lie in one Isoptericola variabilis 225 genomic window:
- a CDS encoding helicase-related protein encodes MTATTAASPDAAPATFSAAPGSVVIVRDEEWLVTQVEPTTDGHFVHVLGLSELVRDTVATFSTALDTIQVADPTRTKVVADGSPHYRRSRLWLEAMLRKTHVPIAEKSLTVSTQALADPLPYQFAAVRKALDPDNLRPRILLADAVGLGKTLEIGMILSELVRRGRGERILVVTPKHVLEQMQFELWTRFALPFVRLDSTGIQRIRQKLPANRNPFAFFKRVIISIDTLKSDKYVAHLRKHRWDAVVIDESHNVTNSATQNNRLATLLAQKTDALILASATPHNGDPKSFAALIRMLEPSAVKPDGVELDEEQVKRLIIRRHRHSPDVASVVGSDWAERKEPQNRLVKASPIEEEIAQELEDTWLWPTGGRSPYSGKGGATLFPWTLAKAFLSSPAALEESVRKRMRVLDGGASAEDDVEEMMRPTDDADDTSTDGVAEDLAPTGTATASAERAALQRLHDLAKRSLVEPSAKYEALVEHLTTIGVAKGSERRAVVFAERVATLEWLATKLRKDLGLTDQNVVVLHGGLSDVEQQEIVESFKLASSPIRVLVTGDVASEGVNLHSHCHHLVHYDIPWSLIRIEQRNGRIDRYGQRHRPEIVTLLLDPQNTRRFGGDIRVLTKLVEREHHAHKALGDTASLMGQYSVKAEEKAIAEVLREAKSLDDVVADVEDVKADDGPAGLLARLFSTAPTTEPAQAAVEPAETDIEVGAGTGVYDDDLAFLKDALDEALANPGAPPPNGVAWTHHARQGLVTMDLSGRRTADLRQRFEVLPQSYLQSRRVTEKLTLATTVDRGRLELEQAKNSQLEDSTTWPAGHYLAPLHPILDWACDRALAAEGMSRDSVFAVRGGVEHLTVLIQATLTNTRGQVVATSYLTVTFPTGTPSLPLSQAHESAPAAIASLALSTTNTGALDGVENLQPFVAAAVRSAEVQVDDQIAAIKSETAERVQGWLQRTQRWRMQASALMSREVAAGRARITERQSGVDEETALARQMEPSRTLLRPLLVVVPQDFEGEN; translated from the coding sequence GTGACGGCAACGACCGCCGCTTCCCCCGACGCAGCTCCCGCGACCTTCTCGGCCGCACCGGGATCGGTCGTGATCGTGCGGGACGAAGAGTGGCTCGTGACGCAGGTGGAGCCCACGACGGACGGGCACTTCGTCCACGTCCTCGGTCTGTCGGAGCTCGTCCGCGACACGGTCGCCACGTTCAGCACCGCACTTGACACGATCCAGGTCGCGGACCCCACGAGGACGAAGGTCGTCGCTGACGGCTCACCCCACTACCGGCGGTCGCGCCTGTGGCTCGAGGCGATGCTGCGCAAGACGCACGTGCCCATCGCGGAGAAGAGCCTCACGGTGAGCACCCAGGCGCTGGCGGACCCGCTGCCGTACCAGTTCGCGGCGGTCCGCAAGGCGCTGGACCCGGACAATCTCCGTCCGCGCATCCTGCTCGCCGACGCCGTCGGCCTCGGCAAGACGCTCGAGATCGGCATGATCCTCAGCGAGCTCGTCCGCCGCGGCCGCGGCGAGCGCATCCTCGTCGTGACGCCCAAGCACGTGCTCGAGCAGATGCAGTTCGAGCTCTGGACCCGCTTCGCTCTTCCCTTCGTGCGCCTCGACTCCACGGGCATCCAGCGCATCCGGCAGAAGCTGCCGGCGAACCGGAACCCGTTCGCGTTCTTCAAGCGCGTCATCATCTCGATCGACACGCTCAAGTCGGACAAGTACGTGGCCCATCTGCGCAAGCACCGCTGGGACGCCGTCGTGATCGACGAGTCGCACAACGTCACCAACAGCGCCACACAGAACAACCGCCTCGCCACGCTCCTGGCGCAGAAGACGGACGCGCTCATCCTCGCCAGCGCCACCCCGCACAACGGTGATCCGAAGTCCTTCGCCGCGCTCATCCGCATGCTCGAGCCGAGTGCCGTGAAGCCGGACGGCGTCGAGCTCGACGAGGAGCAGGTCAAGCGCCTCATCATCCGCCGACACCGCCACTCCCCGGACGTCGCGAGCGTCGTCGGCTCGGACTGGGCCGAGCGCAAGGAGCCTCAGAACCGGCTGGTGAAGGCGTCGCCCATCGAGGAGGAGATCGCCCAGGAGCTCGAGGACACGTGGCTCTGGCCCACCGGCGGCCGCAGCCCGTACTCGGGCAAGGGTGGCGCCACCCTCTTTCCCTGGACCCTCGCCAAGGCGTTTCTCTCGTCCCCGGCTGCGCTCGAGGAGTCGGTCCGCAAGCGGATGCGTGTGCTCGACGGCGGTGCGTCCGCCGAGGACGACGTCGAGGAGATGATGCGGCCGACGGACGACGCGGACGACACCTCGACCGACGGTGTGGCGGAGGATCTCGCACCCACCGGGACCGCCACGGCGTCGGCCGAGCGCGCCGCCTTGCAGCGCCTGCACGACCTCGCGAAGCGTTCCCTGGTCGAACCGTCCGCCAAGTACGAGGCCCTCGTCGAGCACCTCACGACCATCGGCGTCGCGAAGGGTAGCGAGCGCCGTGCCGTCGTCTTCGCCGAGCGCGTGGCCACGCTGGAGTGGCTGGCCACGAAGCTCCGCAAGGATCTGGGGCTCACGGACCAGAACGTCGTCGTGCTGCACGGCGGCCTGTCGGACGTCGAGCAGCAGGAGATCGTCGAGTCGTTCAAGCTCGCTTCCTCTCCGATCCGCGTGCTGGTCACGGGCGACGTCGCGTCCGAGGGCGTGAACCTGCACAGCCACTGTCACCACCTGGTGCACTACGACATCCCGTGGTCGCTCATCCGGATCGAGCAGCGCAACGGCCGTATCGACCGGTACGGTCAGCGCCACCGGCCCGAGATCGTCACGCTGCTCCTCGACCCGCAGAACACCCGGCGGTTCGGCGGAGACATCCGGGTGCTGACAAAGCTCGTCGAGCGTGAGCACCACGCGCACAAGGCGCTCGGTGACACCGCCTCCCTGATGGGCCAGTACAGCGTGAAGGCCGAGGAGAAGGCGATCGCAGAGGTGCTGCGCGAGGCGAAGTCGCTCGACGACGTGGTCGCCGACGTCGAGGACGTCAAGGCCGACGACGGTCCCGCCGGCCTGCTCGCCCGTCTCTTCAGCACCGCGCCGACCACCGAACCCGCCCAGGCCGCGGTCGAGCCGGCCGAGACGGACATCGAGGTCGGCGCAGGCACCGGCGTCTACGACGACGACCTCGCCTTCCTCAAGGACGCGCTCGACGAAGCCCTGGCGAATCCTGGCGCGCCGCCGCCGAACGGCGTCGCGTGGACGCACCACGCCCGGCAAGGCCTGGTCACGATGGACCTCAGCGGGCGCAGGACGGCGGACCTGCGGCAGCGCTTCGAGGTGCTTCCGCAGTCCTACCTGCAGAGCCGCCGGGTGACGGAGAAGCTCACGCTCGCCACCACGGTCGACCGCGGCCGGCTCGAGCTGGAGCAAGCGAAGAACTCACAGCTCGAGGACTCGACCACCTGGCCGGCGGGCCACTACCTGGCTCCGCTCCACCCGATCCTCGACTGGGCGTGCGACCGCGCCCTCGCTGCCGAGGGCATGAGCCGCGACTCGGTGTTCGCCGTTCGGGGCGGCGTGGAGCACCTGACGGTGCTCATCCAGGCCACGCTCACCAACACGCGCGGGCAGGTAGTGGCGACGTCGTACCTCACCGTCACCTTCCCGACGGGCACACCGTCTCTCCCCCTCTCGCAGGCGCACGAGTCCGCTCCCGCGGCCATCGCGTCGCTCGCGCTGAGCACGACGAACACCGGTGCGCTCGACGGGGTGGAGAACCTCCAACCGTTCGTCGCCGCCGCCGTGAGGTCGGCGGAGGTCCAGGTCGACGATCAGATCGCCGCGATCAAGAGCGAGACCGCCGAGCGCGTGCAGGGTTGGCTGCAGCGGACTCAGCGCTGGCGCATGCAGGCGTCGGCTCTGATGAGCAGGGAGGTGGCCGCCGGGCGCGCGCGCATCACCGAGCGTCAGTCGGGCGTCGACGAGGAGACGGCGCTCGCCAGGCAGATGGAGCCGAGCCGGACGCTGCTGCGCCCGCTGCTGGTGGTCGTACCGCAGGACTTCGAGGGAGAGAACTGA
- a CDS encoding MmcQ/YjbR family DNA-binding protein yields MSALLHFPECVEEDAWTGVRWRVRGNTVAHVFGGEDQRFRIVFRAEPEEVAAFEHLGEPYFRAGWGSDVVGMLLDERTDWSELAELLTDSYCVQAPARLAASVVRP; encoded by the coding sequence CTGAGCGCCCTGCTCCACTTTCCCGAGTGCGTCGAGGAGGACGCCTGGACCGGGGTGCGCTGGCGCGTGCGCGGAAACACCGTGGCGCATGTGTTCGGCGGCGAGGACCAGCGCTTCCGCATCGTCTTCCGTGCGGAGCCGGAGGAGGTCGCGGCGTTCGAGCATCTCGGTGAGCCGTACTTCAGGGCCGGCTGGGGCAGCGACGTCGTCGGCATGCTGCTCGACGAGCGCACCGACTGGTCGGAGCTCGCCGAGCTGCTCACGGACTCCTACTGCGTCCAGGCGCCCGCGCGCCTGGCAGCGTCCGTCGTCAGGCCGTAA
- a CDS encoding restriction endonuclease subunit M, which yields MPTSDAIVVGEDWISEHYFGSDSTKQSFQAHVLDRRKAWDAAEKDGEETARRRFVSARGALLGMLSQLGEEGGRYALLPDLYAELRRVLGYASVAYQRKKVGPVEWVHATGLDQAAAPLVIVEAIAVKDVESLLAKGDPIKPARRDRTLLEPYEVDEKTEIFSVARLLSHLFVQEDAPDFALVLAGGWLLVAEKERWAEGRYLAVDLQLVAERADDKRGGETDRALTCLEAASLAPDSEGNLWWPTVLDESVKHTVGVSKDLREGVRLSIEIIANEVVRRRAAQGLEPLPQSEAQNLARQSLRYLYRILFLLYAEASPELGVLPVGEPAYEQGYSLDRLRELTLVEIAGPRAMEGTHLYESLATLFHLVDQGHDGAAGEHREGSVDGEIQRVDDGEDGLTFQPLRADLFLPQATKLIDEVGLGNAALQKVLRHLLLSKESKGKDRGFISYAELGINQLGAVYEGLMSYTGFFAEEDLHEVAKDGNPEKGSWVVPVTRSQSIAPKDFVRTPDEVTGELKPVVHEKGTFVFRLAGRERQQSASYYTPEVLTRFTVSQALVELIGPDEVKEGSVEWEGREVPRKMSAREILDLTVCEPALGSGAFAIEAVRQLAAAYLRRRQEETGVRIDPDAYATELQRVKAYIALHNVYGVDLNGTAVELAEISLWLDTMGKGLQAPWFGLHLKRGNSLIGARRAVYRRDQLAKKAWLTAVPADVPLAPSDADRAAGRSSSLGDVGGRIHHFLLPAAGWGSAVEAKEAKELAPEALARLKAWRKAVLVTPSKKQADELVNLAHRVEALWDLAHQRLRIAEDQVRRSIEVWGADDLPVGGAVTREQIEAALADARGAYQRLRLVMDAWCALWFWPLTDAVTRVTGDDGEEVLTEPPDLDEWIAGLRAVLGVHAETGASGRGRKWTGGNQTFATTADWDELNEAEELELSFAGVQPPERVLRDHPWLVVCQRVAEQQGFFHWELDFAPVFAACGGFDLQVGNPPWVRPDFDEAAALGEHEVAFALEGKLATSRASELRSAILATPAARNFYLDSLTATIATREAVSSSNEYPHLVGLRADLYRCFMEQTWRHKSIRGTTGLIHLESHFTDEKAGKLRAATYSRLRRHWYFKNELKLFAETHHDMKPWGVHVYGSPGEPNFLQAAWIFHPDTIDRSLSHDGSGAEPGLKDLDGAWEVRPHRDRIIKVDEGVLATWWRTIEDGSTPAIESRMIYTVNRSTADVLGKLSGAHRIAGLRAQFSQGWNETTDFKKGHFEKDWGKPESWDDVIIQGPHIHVANPAYKSPNATMANNLDWSTVDAETLDAKAIPTTSYKPRGDRKAYDAAYTHWTRQVVMGRDGEPVDGSPTVDPKYVRHVETAIRADGTTVRTETVSARAFYRLAWRRMAANTGERTLIPALVPPGSAHMHLVYSAALTDGPQSDLVLAAASSHSLIADFMVRVAPKSDIIYSTFNRLPLPDSRSRRQLAIRTLRLNCVTEGYADLWAECYDPAFRDDSWTGLPHRTGWADLGDVGPEWTPDTPLRRAEDRRQALLEIDALVALSLGLTADELCTIYRTQFPVLYGYDRNRDHYDENGRLVPNSVLTTWRKKGGNNGRFSEDELTAVHPGSGVAYTYELPFQTLDREAHMRQAYAEFERRLAAQTGAST from the coding sequence ATGCCCACGAGCGACGCGATCGTCGTCGGCGAGGACTGGATCAGCGAGCACTACTTCGGCTCGGACAGCACGAAGCAGTCCTTCCAGGCGCACGTGCTCGACCGCCGCAAGGCGTGGGACGCCGCCGAGAAGGACGGCGAGGAGACCGCGCGCAGGCGGTTCGTCAGCGCCCGCGGGGCCCTCCTCGGGATGCTGTCGCAGCTCGGCGAGGAGGGAGGCCGGTATGCGCTGCTGCCCGACCTGTACGCGGAGCTGCGCCGCGTGCTCGGCTACGCCTCGGTCGCCTACCAGCGCAAGAAGGTCGGGCCCGTCGAGTGGGTGCACGCGACCGGCCTGGACCAGGCCGCGGCGCCGCTCGTCATCGTCGAGGCGATCGCCGTCAAGGACGTCGAGAGCCTGCTCGCCAAGGGTGACCCGATCAAGCCCGCTCGCCGCGACCGGACGCTCCTGGAGCCCTACGAGGTCGACGAGAAGACGGAGATCTTCTCGGTCGCCCGGCTGCTGTCGCACCTTTTCGTGCAGGAGGACGCACCGGATTTCGCGCTCGTGCTGGCCGGCGGGTGGCTGCTGGTCGCGGAGAAGGAACGCTGGGCCGAGGGTCGCTACCTCGCGGTCGACCTGCAGCTCGTCGCGGAGCGCGCGGACGACAAGCGCGGCGGCGAGACCGACCGCGCACTCACCTGCCTCGAGGCGGCATCGCTGGCCCCCGACTCCGAAGGCAATCTGTGGTGGCCCACCGTCCTGGACGAGTCTGTCAAGCACACCGTGGGCGTCTCGAAAGACCTCCGTGAGGGCGTGCGGCTGTCGATCGAGATCATCGCCAACGAGGTGGTCCGACGTCGGGCGGCACAGGGCCTCGAACCGCTGCCGCAGAGCGAGGCGCAGAACCTCGCCCGCCAGTCGCTGCGCTATCTGTACCGCATCCTCTTCCTCCTGTACGCCGAGGCCTCCCCCGAGCTCGGCGTGCTTCCCGTCGGCGAGCCGGCGTACGAGCAGGGGTACAGCCTGGATCGGCTGCGCGAGCTGACGCTCGTCGAGATCGCCGGACCGCGGGCCATGGAGGGCACGCACCTGTACGAGTCGCTCGCGACGCTCTTCCACCTCGTCGACCAGGGGCACGACGGGGCGGCGGGCGAGCACCGCGAGGGGTCGGTCGACGGCGAGATCCAGCGCGTCGACGACGGCGAGGACGGCCTCACGTTCCAGCCGCTGCGTGCGGACCTCTTCCTGCCCCAGGCGACGAAGCTCATCGATGAGGTCGGCCTCGGCAACGCCGCACTCCAGAAGGTGCTACGTCACCTGCTGCTGAGCAAGGAGTCCAAGGGCAAGGACCGCGGGTTCATCTCGTACGCCGAGCTCGGCATCAACCAGTTGGGCGCGGTCTACGAGGGCCTGATGTCCTACACCGGCTTCTTCGCCGAGGAGGACCTGCACGAGGTCGCGAAGGACGGGAACCCCGAGAAGGGCTCCTGGGTCGTCCCGGTGACCCGCTCGCAGTCCATCGCCCCCAAGGACTTCGTGCGTACGCCGGACGAGGTGACGGGCGAGCTCAAGCCGGTGGTCCACGAGAAGGGCACGTTCGTGTTCCGGCTCGCGGGTCGGGAGCGGCAACAGTCCGCCTCGTACTACACGCCCGAGGTGCTCACCCGGTTCACGGTGTCGCAGGCGCTCGTCGAGCTCATCGGGCCGGACGAGGTGAAGGAAGGCTCCGTCGAGTGGGAGGGCCGCGAGGTCCCCCGGAAGATGTCGGCCCGCGAGATCCTCGACCTCACCGTGTGCGAGCCGGCTCTCGGCTCCGGGGCGTTCGCGATCGAGGCCGTGCGCCAGCTCGCCGCCGCATACCTGCGTCGTCGGCAGGAGGAAACCGGCGTTCGCATCGACCCCGACGCGTACGCGACCGAGCTCCAGAGGGTCAAGGCGTACATCGCCCTGCACAACGTCTACGGTGTGGACCTCAACGGCACCGCCGTCGAGCTCGCCGAGATCTCCCTGTGGCTCGACACGATGGGCAAGGGCCTCCAGGCACCGTGGTTCGGTCTGCACCTGAAGCGCGGCAACTCGCTCATCGGGGCACGGCGAGCGGTGTATCGCCGCGACCAGCTCGCCAAGAAGGCGTGGCTCACGGCCGTCCCCGCCGACGTGCCGCTCGCGCCGTCCGACGCCGACCGTGCCGCCGGACGCTCGAGCTCACTGGGCGACGTCGGCGGGCGCATCCACCACTTCCTGCTCCCCGCCGCAGGGTGGGGCAGCGCGGTCGAGGCGAAGGAGGCCAAGGAGCTCGCTCCTGAAGCACTCGCCCGACTCAAGGCCTGGCGCAAGGCGGTGCTCGTCACGCCGTCCAAGAAGCAGGCAGACGAGCTCGTCAACCTCGCCCACCGCGTCGAGGCGCTCTGGGACCTGGCACACCAGCGGCTCCGCATCGCCGAGGATCAGGTCCGGCGGTCCATCGAGGTCTGGGGTGCGGACGACCTGCCCGTCGGCGGGGCCGTCACGCGCGAGCAGATCGAGGCCGCGCTCGCCGACGCTCGAGGCGCCTACCAGCGGCTGCGGCTGGTGATGGACGCCTGGTGTGCGCTGTGGTTCTGGCCGCTCACCGACGCAGTGACCCGAGTTACGGGCGACGACGGCGAGGAGGTTCTGACCGAACCGCCGGACCTGGACGAGTGGATCGCTGGCCTGCGTGCGGTGCTCGGCGTCCACGCCGAGACCGGCGCATCCGGTCGTGGGAGGAAGTGGACCGGCGGGAACCAGACCTTTGCGACCACCGCCGACTGGGACGAGCTCAACGAGGCGGAGGAGCTCGAACTCTCGTTCGCCGGTGTGCAGCCGCCCGAGCGAGTGCTGCGCGACCACCCGTGGCTGGTCGTCTGCCAGCGGGTCGCCGAACAGCAGGGCTTCTTCCACTGGGAGCTCGACTTCGCGCCGGTGTTCGCCGCGTGCGGTGGCTTCGACCTCCAGGTCGGAAACCCGCCGTGGGTCCGGCCCGACTTCGACGAGGCTGCTGCCCTCGGTGAGCATGAGGTGGCGTTCGCGCTCGAAGGGAAACTCGCGACGTCACGCGCGAGTGAGTTGCGCAGCGCCATTCTTGCCACTCCGGCCGCTCGGAACTTCTACCTCGACTCATTGACCGCGACGATCGCCACCCGCGAGGCCGTGTCCAGTTCGAACGAGTACCCACACCTCGTCGGCCTCCGTGCCGATCTATACCGCTGCTTCATGGAGCAGACGTGGCGCCACAAGTCGATACGAGGGACAACAGGCCTAATCCATTTGGAGTCTCACTTCACCGACGAAAAGGCGGGTAAACTTCGCGCCGCAACATACTCACGACTGCGGCGTCACTGGTACTTCAAGAACGAACTCAAACTATTCGCCGAGACCCACCATGACATGAAGCCATGGGGCGTTCATGTCTACGGCTCCCCCGGTGAGCCTAATTTCCTCCAGGCTGCTTGGATATTCCATCCAGACACCATCGATCGATCTCTCTCCCACGACGGCAGCGGCGCGGAGCCAGGTCTCAAAGACCTCGACGGGGCCTGGGAAGTGCGACCACATCGCGACCGGATAATCAAGGTCGACGAAGGCGTTCTCGCCACCTGGTGGCGAACCATTGAAGACGGCAGCACCCCCGCAATTGAAAGTCGAATGATCTACACTGTAAACCGATCTACCGCAGATGTGCTAGGTAAGCTATCTGGTGCACACCGCATTGCAGGTCTACGCGCCCAGTTCTCGCAAGGATGGAACGAAACCACGGACTTCAAGAAAGGTCACTTCGAGAAGGACTGGGGAAAGCCAGAGTCTTGGGATGACGTAATCATCCAGGGTCCGCACATCCACGTCGCAAACCCTGCATATAAGTCACCCAATGCAACCATGGCAAACAACCTCGACTGGTCGACAGTCGATGCCGAAACGCTCGACGCGAAGGCGATCCCTACGACGTCGTACAAGCCGCGCGGCGACCGCAAGGCGTACGACGCTGCGTACACGCACTGGACGCGGCAGGTCGTGATGGGCCGGGACGGCGAGCCCGTCGACGGGTCCCCTACCGTAGACCCGAAGTACGTCCGCCACGTCGAAACCGCCATCCGGGCCGACGGAACCACCGTCCGGACCGAGACAGTCTCCGCCCGCGCCTTCTACCGCCTCGCCTGGCGCCGCATGGCTGCCAACACTGGTGAGCGAACTCTGATCCCCGCATTGGTACCGCCAGGCTCCGCCCACATGCACCTCGTCTACTCAGCCGCACTGACGGACGGGCCGCAGTCGGATCTCGTGCTGGCGGCTGCCAGTTCTCATTCGCTCATCGCCGATTTCATGGTTCGCGTCGCGCCGAAGAGCGACATCATCTACTCGACCTTCAACCGCCTCCCGCTGCCCGATAGCCGGTCTCGTCGTCAGCTTGCCATCCGGACCCTACGCCTGAATTGCGTCACGGAAGGTTATGCCGACCTGTGGGCCGAGTGCTACGACCCGGCCTTTCGCGACGACTCGTGGACCGGCCTCCCACACCGCACGGGCTGGGCCGACCTCGGTGACGTCGGCCCGGAGTGGACCCCGGACACACCGCTGCGTCGGGCTGAGGACCGCCGTCAGGCACTGCTGGAGATCGACGCCCTGGTGGCGTTGTCCCTGGGCCTGACCGCCGACGAGCTCTGCACTATCTACCGCACCCAGTTCCCGGTGCTTTACGGCTACGACCGCAACCGCGACCACTACGACGAGAACGGCCGCCTGGTTCCGAACAGCGTCCTGACCACCTGGCGCAAGAAGGGCGGCAACAACGGCAGATTCTCGGAGGACGAGCTCACCGCAGTGCACCCGGGCAGTGGTGTCGCCTATACCTACGAGCTTCCGTTCCAGACCCTCGACCGCGAGGCCCACATGCGGCAGGCCTACGCGGAGTTCGAGCGCCGCCTGGCCGCGCAGACCGGGGCGTCGACATGA